In Brachypodium distachyon strain Bd21 chromosome 2, Brachypodium_distachyon_v3.0, whole genome shotgun sequence, one genomic interval encodes:
- the LOC100841118 gene encoding gibberellin 2-beta-dioxygenase 6 has product MVMPASTASSAACRDTASGAGIPTVDMSAPWGRAELSRQMVEAFAERGFFKAVNHGVPPRAPATLDAATAAFFERPAPEKQAAGPPDPLGYGSRSIGSHGDVGELEYLTLHADPAAVARRAVAIDREDPSRFSEAVNEYVGAVRRLACQILDLLGEGLGLEDPTALSKIITVSDSDSIIRINHYPPSSAAASSVGFGEHSDPQILSVLRANDVDGLQVLLPDGRGQDTWVQVPADPAAFFINVGDLLQALTNGRLVSIRHRVMASTSKPRLSTIYFAAPALHALISALPETVTSDAPRRYRPFTWAEYKKNMYTLSLSHNRLELYNAVNADAGEARPRSGIAS; this is encoded by the exons ATGGTGATGCCGGCCTCCACTGCATCATCGGCGGCGTGCCGGGACACGGCGTCGGGCGCCGGCATTCCGACGGTGGACATGTCGGCGCCGTGGGGGCGCGCGGAGCTGTCGCGGCAGATGGTGGAGGCGTTCGCGGAACGGGGCTTCTTCAAGGCCGTCAACCACGGCgtgccgccgcgggcgcccGCAACGCTGgacgcggccacggcggccttcttcgagcggccggcgccggagaagcaggcggcggggccgccggACCCGCTGGGCTACGGCAGCCGCAGCATCGGGTCCCACGGCGACGTCGGGGAGCTGGAGTACCTGACCCTGCACGCGGACCCGGCCGCGGTGGCGCGCCGGGCCGTGGCCATCGATAGGGAGGACCCTTCACGGTTCAG TGAGGCGGTGAACGAGTACGTGGGAGCAGTGAGGCGCCTGGCGTGCCAGATCCTGGACCTTCTGGGAGAGGGTCTCGGCCTCGAGGACCCCACGGCCTTGAGCAAGATAATCACGGTATCCGACAGCGACTCCATTATCAGGATCAACCACTACCCTCCATCATCTGCCGCCGCGAGCTCCGTGGGCTTCGGCGAGCACTCGGACCCGCAGATCCTCAGCGTCCTCCGCGCCAACGACGTCGACGGCCTGCAGGTGCTCCTCCCCGACGGCCGCGGCCAGGACACCTGGGTTCAGGTGCCCGCCGACCCGGCTGCCTTCTTCATCAACGTCGGCGATCTCCTTCAG GCTTTGACAAATGGCAGGCTGGTGAGCATCCGGCACAGGGTGATGGCCAGCACCAGCAAACCGAGGCTGTCCACCATCTACttcgcggcgccggcgctgcacGCGCTCATCTCGGCGCTGCCGGAGACGGTGACCTCTGACGCGCCGCGCCGGTACAGGCCATTCACCTGGGCAGAGTACAAGAAGAACATGTACACGCTCAGCCTGAGCCACAACCGCCTCGAGCTCTATAACGCCGTCAATGCCGATGCCGGGGAAGCTAGGCCGCGATCAGGAATAGCTAGCTGA
- the LOC100841420 gene encoding serine carboxypeptidase-like 26 — protein sequence MAAAARWLLPQPPHMQQKQQQIILALLLLLASQCLHCCSAGYSEQEADRVAFLPGQTRTPRLSQFSGHVTVNKQNGRALFYWFFEAQAQPSHKPLLLWLNGGPGCSSVGYGAASELGPLRVSRFAAGLEFNKFAWNNEANLLFLESPVGVGFSYTNTSSDLDNLNDGFVAEDAYSFLLNWLERFPQYKDRDFYISGESYAGHYVPQLADRVYEGNKDKKASTSINLKGIIVGNPITDDYYDSKGLAEYAWSHAVVSDEVYERIKKVCDFRASKWTNDCDKAMGTIFRQYQEIDIYNIYAPKCNVAQTSVASAVDEALKYSNHERFRKRIRMFSGYDACYSSYAQQYFNKADVQRAFHANGNGMLPGKWQVCSDSILRTYNFSVLSVLPIYSKLIKAGLRVWIYSGDADGRVPVIGSRYCVEALGLPIKTQWQPWYLNKQVAGRFVEYDGITMVTIRGAGHLVPLNKPAEGLTLIDSFLLGKQLPTHL from the exons ATGGCGGCAGCAGCGAGATGGCTTCTTCCACAACCCCCACACATGCAGCAGAAGCAACAGCAGATCAttcttgctctcctcctcctcctcgcctcccaGTGTTTGCACTGCTGCTCGGCTGGTTACAGTGAGCAGGAAGCTGATAGGGTGGCATTCCTCCCCGGCCAGACAAGGACCCCGCGGCTCTCTCAGTTCTCCGGCCACGTCACCGTCAACAAGCAGAATGGGAGGGCGCTTTTCTACTGGTTCTTTGAGGCCCAAGCACAGCCCTCTCACAAGCCTCTCCTGCTCTGGCTCAATGGAG GGCCAGGTTGCTCATCAGTGGGGTATGGAGCTGCTTCTGAGCTCGGACCACTCAGGGTTAGCAGATTTGCAGCAGGGCTCGAGTTCAACAAGTTTGCATGGAATAATG AGGCTAACTTGCTGTTCTTGGAGTCTCCTGTTGGGGTTGGCTTCTCCTACACAAACACATCCTCTGACCTCGACAACCTCAATGATGGTTTTGTAG CTGAAGATGCATATAGTTTCCTGCTTAATTGGCTCGAGAGGTTTCCGCAGTACAAGGATCGGGATTTCTATATCTCAGGAGAGAGCTATGCAG GTCATTATGTGCCACAACTTGCTGACCGTGTATATGAGGGGAACAAAGACAAGAAGGCCAGCACATCCATCAATCTTAAAGGGATCATT GTTGGCAATCCAATAACTGATGATTACTACGACTCAAAGGGACTTGCTGAATATGCTTGGAGCCATGCAGTTGTGTCGGATGAAGTTTACGAGCGCATAAAAAAAGTGTGTGATTTTAGAGCCTCAAAATGGACCAATGATTGCGACAAAGCCATGGGCACCATCTTTAGACAGTACCAGGAGATTGACATCTACAACATTTACGCGCCCAAGTGCAATGTTGCGCAAACCTCAGTAGCATCTGCTGTTGATGAAGCACTCAAATACAGTAATCAT GAACGATTCAGGAAGAGGATTAGGATGTTCTCGGGGTATGATGCATGCTACTCATCGTATGCTCAGCAGTACTTCAATAAGGCAGATGTGCAAAGAGCATTCCATGCAAATGGCAATGGGATGCTCCCTGGAAAATGGCAAGTTTGCAG TGACTCCATTCTGAGGACATACAACTTCTCGGTACTTTCTGTGCTACCAATCTATTCCAAGCTCATCAAAGCAGGACTGAGGGTCTGGATCTACAG TGGAGATGCAGATGGCAGGGTCCCTGTGATCGGGTCACGGTATTGTGTGGAAGCACTTGGATTGCCTATCAAGACTCAGTGGCAGCCTTGGTACCTGAACAAGCAG GTTGCTGGAAGATTTGTGGAATATGATGGCATTACCATGGTGACAATCAGAGGGGCTGGCCACTTGGTACCCCTCAACAAGCCCGCAGAAGGGCTCACGCTAATCGATTCATTCCTTCTTGGTAAACAGCTTCCGACGCACCTATGA
- the LOC100825289 gene encoding serine carboxypeptidase-like 26 isoform X2 encodes MASPARAQSLRYHPLFIILATLSLLQTVTAQDEQQAADRVFFLPGQPRSPQVSQFSGYIIVERHSGRALFYWFFEAQKLPSQKPLLLWLNGGPGCSSVGFGAASELGPLMINGSGTGLEFNKFAWNKEANLLFLESPVGVGFSYTNTSSDLDKLNDRIVAEDTYTFLVSWFKRFPQYKNHEFYISGESYAGHYVPQLAEVVYERNKHLETNQQINLKGFIVGNAETNDYYDYKGLVEFAWSHSVISDLLYERVNSICDFRLSSWTKECKHVMASVYTQYDKIDIYNVYAPKCNTEESAQLSTSNSTPDLNAKRRLRRIRMYSGYNPCYSTYIEDYMNRMDVQKSLHANISGWIKDRRWSVCSYSIFDNYDNSVFSVLPIYSKLVKAGLRIWVYSGDVDGRVPFIGSRYCVEALGLAVKSQWQPWYLSNQVAGRFVEYEGLTMATVRGAGHAVPQDKPAESLVLIGSFLAGRQLPIGNN; translated from the exons ATGGCCTCTCCGGCGAGGGCCCAATCCCTACGCTACCACCCACTCTTCATTATCTTGGCAACCCTCTCATTGCTACAGACGGTTACAGCACAGGATGAGCAGCAGGCAGCTGACAGGGTGTTCTTCCTCCCTGGCCAGCCAAGGAGCCCGCAGGTCTCTCAGTTCTCTGGCTACATCATTGTGGAGAGGCACAGTGGCAGGGCACTCTTCTACTGGTTCTTTGAGGCCCAGAAACTGCCCTCTCAGAAGCCTCTCCTGCTGTGGCTCAATGGAG GTCCTGGTTGCTCATCTGTGGGCTTTGGAGCAGCTTCTGAGCTGGGGCCTCTCATGATCAACGGAAGTGGAACAGGTTTGGAGTTCAACAAGTTTGCATGGAATAAAG AGGCTAATTTGCTGTTCTTGGAGTCTCCTGTTGGAGTTGGTTTCTCCTACACGAATACATCCTCTGATCTGGACAAACTAAACGACCGTATTGTAG CTGAAGATACCTATACCTTCTTGGTGAGTTGGTTCAAGAGGTTTCCTCAGTACAAGAACCATGAATTTTACATCTCCGGAGAGAGCTATGCGG GCCATTATGTTCCTCAGCTTGCGGAAGTGGTGTATGAGCGCAACAAGCACCTCgaaacaaatcaacaaatcAATTTAAAAGGATTCATT GTTGGCAATGCAGAGACTAACGATTACTATGACTACAAGGGGTTAGTCGAGTTCGCTTGGAGCCACTCGGTGATCTCAGATCTACTTTACGAGCGTGTCAATAGCATTTGCGACTTCAGGCTCTCTTCCTGGACCAAAGAGTGCAAACATGTAATGGCATCGGTCTATACCCAGTATGATAAGATCGACATTTACAACGTATATGCACCAAAGTGCAACACTGAAGAATCAGCACAGCTCTCTACCTCAAATAGCACACCTGACTTGAATGCCAAG AGAAGGTTGAGAAGAATCAGGATGTACTCAGGTTATAATCCTTGCTACTCCACCTACATCGAAGATTATATGAACAGGATGGATGTGCAGAAATCACTTCATGCGAATATCAGCGGATGGATTAAGGATAGACGATGGAGTGTCTGCAG TTATTCAATTTTCGACAACTATGACAACAGTGTCTTTTCTGTTCTTCCTATTTACTCTAAGCTTGTGAAGGCAGGACTAAGAATTTGGGTCTACAG TGGGGACGTGGATGGCAGGGTTCCTTTTATTGGTTCCCGGTACTGTGTAGAAGCACTTGGGTTAGCTGTCAAGTCACAGTGGCAACCATGGTACTTAAGCAATCAG GTCGCGGGAAGGTTTGTTGAATATGAAGGATTGACAATGGCCACCGTGAGAGGAGCAGGCCATGCAGTGCCCCAAGACAAGCCTGCAGAGTCCCTCGTGCTAATCGGTTCCTTCCTTGCAGGCAGACAACTGCCAATAGGAAATAACTGA
- the LOC100825289 gene encoding serine carboxypeptidase-like 26 isoform X1 — MASPARAQSLRYHPLFIILATLSLLQTVTAQDEQQAADRVFFLPGQPRSPQVSQFSGYIIVERHSGRALFYWFFEAQKLPSQKPLLLWLNGGPGCSSVGFGAASELGPLMINGSGTGLEFNKFAWNKEANLLFLESPVGVGFSYTNTSSDLDKLNDRIVAEDTYTFLVSWFKRFPQYKNHEFYISGESYAGHYVPQLAEVVYERNKHLETNQQINLKGFIVGNAETNDYYDYKGLVEFAWSHSVISDLLYERVNSICDFRLSSWTKECKHVMASVYTQYDKIDIYNVYAPKCNTEESAQLSTSNSTPDLNAKRRLRRIRMYSGYNPCYSTYIEDYMNRMDVQKSLHANISGWIKDRRWSVCSYSIFDNYDNSVFSVLPIYSKLVKAGLRIWVYRVVDHEPCQCHDLGQERYNSGDVDGRVPFIGSRYCVEALGLAVKSQWQPWYLSNQVAGRFVEYEGLTMATVRGAGHAVPQDKPAESLVLIGSFLAGRQLPIGNN, encoded by the exons ATGGCCTCTCCGGCGAGGGCCCAATCCCTACGCTACCACCCACTCTTCATTATCTTGGCAACCCTCTCATTGCTACAGACGGTTACAGCACAGGATGAGCAGCAGGCAGCTGACAGGGTGTTCTTCCTCCCTGGCCAGCCAAGGAGCCCGCAGGTCTCTCAGTTCTCTGGCTACATCATTGTGGAGAGGCACAGTGGCAGGGCACTCTTCTACTGGTTCTTTGAGGCCCAGAAACTGCCCTCTCAGAAGCCTCTCCTGCTGTGGCTCAATGGAG GTCCTGGTTGCTCATCTGTGGGCTTTGGAGCAGCTTCTGAGCTGGGGCCTCTCATGATCAACGGAAGTGGAACAGGTTTGGAGTTCAACAAGTTTGCATGGAATAAAG AGGCTAATTTGCTGTTCTTGGAGTCTCCTGTTGGAGTTGGTTTCTCCTACACGAATACATCCTCTGATCTGGACAAACTAAACGACCGTATTGTAG CTGAAGATACCTATACCTTCTTGGTGAGTTGGTTCAAGAGGTTTCCTCAGTACAAGAACCATGAATTTTACATCTCCGGAGAGAGCTATGCGG GCCATTATGTTCCTCAGCTTGCGGAAGTGGTGTATGAGCGCAACAAGCACCTCgaaacaaatcaacaaatcAATTTAAAAGGATTCATT GTTGGCAATGCAGAGACTAACGATTACTATGACTACAAGGGGTTAGTCGAGTTCGCTTGGAGCCACTCGGTGATCTCAGATCTACTTTACGAGCGTGTCAATAGCATTTGCGACTTCAGGCTCTCTTCCTGGACCAAAGAGTGCAAACATGTAATGGCATCGGTCTATACCCAGTATGATAAGATCGACATTTACAACGTATATGCACCAAAGTGCAACACTGAAGAATCAGCACAGCTCTCTACCTCAAATAGCACACCTGACTTGAATGCCAAG AGAAGGTTGAGAAGAATCAGGATGTACTCAGGTTATAATCCTTGCTACTCCACCTACATCGAAGATTATATGAACAGGATGGATGTGCAGAAATCACTTCATGCGAATATCAGCGGATGGATTAAGGATAGACGATGGAGTGTCTGCAG TTATTCAATTTTCGACAACTATGACAACAGTGTCTTTTCTGTTCTTCCTATTTACTCTAAGCTTGTGAAGGCAGGACTAAGAATTTGGGTCTACAG GGTAGTTGACCATGAGCCATGTCAATGTCATGACCTTGGGCAGGAGAGATATAATAG TGGGGACGTGGATGGCAGGGTTCCTTTTATTGGTTCCCGGTACTGTGTAGAAGCACTTGGGTTAGCTGTCAAGTCACAGTGGCAACCATGGTACTTAAGCAATCAG GTCGCGGGAAGGTTTGTTGAATATGAAGGATTGACAATGGCCACCGTGAGAGGAGCAGGCCATGCAGTGCCCCAAGACAAGCCTGCAGAGTCCCTCGTGCTAATCGGTTCCTTCCTTGCAGGCAGACAACTGCCAATAGGAAATAACTGA
- the LOC112270701 gene encoding uncharacterized protein LOC112270701, with product MRSNQHPGSERGRGMRLGGGDEGTGVTGGSNIWSSEGNNDDWAKVTSVAYWDPRESSKNKVEMQNGEVQESSFVGNNVRLYTNMVSALERENPRLMQIVKELELEIKKLKKEKKMIERRHRVEVKIERRDRMQFVLIAICVIGYVLSSILTRWFL from the exons ATGAGGTCAAATCAACATCCTGGGTCGGAGCGGGGCAGAGGCATGAGGTTGGGCGGTGGTGACGAAGGCACAGGAGTCACCGGCGGCAGCAACATCTGGAGCTCGGAGGGCAACAACGACGACTGGGCAAAGGTTACCAGCGTGGCATACTGGGACCCAAGAGAAAGCTCGAAG AACAAAGTTGAGATGCAGAATGGAGAAGTGCAAGAAAGCTCGTTTGTGGGCAACAATGTAAGGCTGTACACTAACATGGTGAGTGCTTTGGAGAGGGAAAACCCGAGGCTTATGCAGATAGTTAAGGAACTGGAACTGGAAATCAAGAAgttgaagaaagagaagaagatgattgagAGGAGGCATAGGGTAGAGGTTAAGATTGAGAGGAGGGATAGAATGCAATTTGTGCTTATCGCAATTTGTGTTATTGGGTATGTTTTATCCTCTATTTTGACAAGATGGTTTTTGTAA